The Myxococcales bacterium genome includes a region encoding these proteins:
- a CDS encoding SDR family NAD(P)-dependent oxidoreductase, with protein sequence MDVSNGSALITGGGSGLGEACARRLAAAGAKCVILDMNEEKGKQVASDLSGEFVKADVSNAEQVQVAVETAVGLAPLRVLVNGAGIGNAGRTVDRKGEPFNYEAFEFVIRVNLLGTFNCIRLAAAMMAKMEPLDDQGQRGAIVNMASVAAFDGQIGQCAYSASKGGVVGMTLPIARDLSAIGVRVNTIAPGLFDTPIYGQGEASEAFKAKLGQSVLFPKRLGFADELASMVMELLTNDYMNGEVVRADGGVRLPPK encoded by the coding sequence ATGGACGTTTCGAACGGCTCGGCTCTCATCACCGGTGGTGGCTCTGGACTCGGTGAAGCATGTGCCCGCAGACTGGCAGCTGCTGGAGCAAAATGCGTGATCCTCGACATGAACGAAGAGAAGGGCAAGCAAGTCGCGAGCGATCTCAGCGGCGAATTCGTCAAGGCCGACGTATCCAATGCAGAGCAGGTTCAGGTGGCCGTGGAGACGGCAGTGGGTTTGGCGCCGTTGCGCGTACTCGTCAACGGCGCCGGGATCGGCAATGCCGGGCGCACGGTTGATCGCAAGGGTGAACCCTTCAACTACGAAGCCTTCGAGTTCGTGATTCGGGTAAATCTTCTCGGCACGTTCAATTGCATTCGACTGGCAGCCGCGATGATGGCCAAGATGGAGCCGCTGGACGACCAGGGCCAACGCGGTGCCATCGTCAACATGGCTTCGGTTGCGGCCTTCGACGGCCAGATCGGACAATGTGCCTACTCGGCTTCAAAGGGGGGTGTCGTCGGAATGACGCTTCCCATCGCCCGGGACCTGTCGGCGATCGGCGTGCGCGTCAACACGATCGCCCCCGGTCTGTTCGATACCCCGATTTACGGTCAGGGAGAAGCCAGCGAAGCCTTCAAGGCGAAGCTCGGCCAGAGCGTTCTGTTCCCCAAGCGACTTGGATTTGCAGACGAACTCGCCTCGATGGTGATGGAACTTCTGACCAACGACTACATGAACGGCGAAGTCGTGCGTGCA